GGACCCGACCGGTTGCCTGGAACGGTACGGAGGGGACGGCCCGGCCACAACCGAAAATCCCGCCGGCCGGCCGGTGACGCGACTCAGCTCGGGGCGCCGCCGGGAACCAGCGCGATCGGGTCGATACCGGCCTCGCGGAGCGCCCGCTCCCACACGCCCTCGGTCGGCTCGTCGAACAGGAGGCGGCTGTCGGCGGGCAGGACGACCCACGCCCCCTCCGCCAGCTCCCGTTCGATCTGGCCGGGCCCCCAGCCGGCGTACCCGAGGTAGCACCGGACGGGAATCGACGGGTCCCGGCCGAGGCTGGCCAGGCCCTCCCGGTCGGTGATGACGTGGATGTCGTCCGTCACCCGGATCTCCCGCCCGCTCTTGGGCCCGTGCAGGGGGGGGCCTCCATGGATGACCAGGAGGTGGGAGTCTTGCTCCACGGGGCCTCCGATCATGACCGGCTGGTCCTCCGGGCCGGCGTACGGGATGTCCTGCTCGCGGCAGAAGGGCCCCATCTCGATCGGGCTGGGCCGGTTGATCACGACGCCGAACGACCCCGACTCCTCGCTCCGCAGCATGAGCACCACCGTGCGTTTGAAGTTGGGGTCGGCGAGCTGCGGCATCGCTACCAGGAACCCGGGGGCGAGCAGCTGGGTCGCTGGTCCTTTTTCCTGGGGAGCCACGGTTCCTCCGCACGGCCGGCGGGCCGCGGGAGATTATCCGCCGCCGGGGGCCGTCCGGCACCTCTCCGGCCCCGGCTTGCCCGCCCCCCCCGGGCAAAGTAGCCTCGTCCGATCGGAGGACCCAGCAGGCGGCCCCTCCGGGGAGGCGAAGCCCCCGGGGTGCCTGCCGGTGTTTTCGGCAAGGAGATGACGCGATGCGATTTGCCCTCAGAACGCCCCTCGCCAGCGCCCTCGCGCTGCTCACCGCCGTCGCCGGCTGGAGTCTCGCCGGAACCCAGGAAAAGAAGGAGCCAGCCGACCTCGTGGCGGTGGTGGGCGACACCAAGATCACGCGGGCCGAGCTGCTCGACCAGGCCTCCGACGCCCTGGTGAAGATCCGGCAGCAGGAGTACGAGGTGCTCCAGGACTACCTGGAGCGCATGATCGAGAACCGCCTCGTGGAGGCCGCCGCGGCCAAGGAAGGCAAGTCGTCCGAGGAGTACCTGGCGGAGAAGGTCGACGCCAAGGTCGCCGACCCCACGGACGAGGAGATCAAGGCGTTCTACGACCAGAACAAGTCCCGCATGCAGGGCAAGTCGCTCGACGAGATGAAGGGACGGATCTCCGATTACCTCAAGAGCCGGAAGCGGCAGGAGACCTACAAGGCGCTCATCGCCGAGCTCAAGAAAGCGACGAAGGTCCGGGTCTTCCTCGACCCGCCGCGGGTGGAGATCGACGAGGGCGACAATCCCGCCATCGGCCCCGCGAACGCCCCGGTGAAGATCATCGAGTTCTCCGATTTCCAGTGCCCCTATTGCCAGCGGGCGAAGGGCACGCTGGAGAAGCTCCGCGAGCACTATGGGAACAAGATCCGGATCGTCTTCCGGGACTTCCCGCTCTCGTTCCACCAGAACGCAGAGAAAGCGGCCGAGGCGGCCGGTTGCGCCTACGAGCAGGGCAAGTTCTGGGAGATGCACGACAAGCTGTTCGAGAACCAGCGGGCCCTGGAGGTCGAAAAGCTCTACACCTATGCGGAGCAGATCGGCCTGGATCAGGAAGCGTTCAAAGAGTGCCTCGATTCCGGCCGCCGCTCGCAGGAGGTGAGGGCCGACATCCAGGCGGGGCAGAAGGTCGGCGTGCAGGGCACGCCCGCCTTCTTCATCAACGGCCGCTTCGTCTCGGGGGCCCAGCCCTACGAGAACTTCGCCAAGATCATCGACGAGGAGCTCGCGCGGCTCGAGCCCCAGAACTGAGCGGCGGCGCGACGGCGATTCCGGGCCCGGCGGCCGCGGCAGGCCTCCGGGCCCGTTTCGTCTGACGGGCCGGGGCGGGATCGGGTAAACTCGGCCAACCCCGCGGCGCCCCGCACCGCCCAAGTATCTCCAAAGAAGGGACTTGGATTTCCGGCCGCGGACGGTGACCGCGGCGACTCGCGCCCGGCGCGGAGGACCGCTCCGCGCGGGCCCCAGGACAGAGGACCGATGCCGATAGTCCCCAAAGCCCAGTTCACGGTGCCTTTCCTTCAGATCCTCGATGAGGAGGGTCATGTCGACAAGAAGCTCGAGCCCGACCTGACCGCCGACCAGCTCGTCCGCCTGTATCGCGGGATGGTGACGGCGCGCGAGGCCGACCAGCGAATGTTGAAGCTGCAACGCCAGGGTCGGCTCGGAACCTTCAGCCCTTGCACCGGGCAGGAGGCGGCGGCGTGCGCGCCGATGCTCGCCCTGCGCCCGACCGACTGGCTGGTGCCCGCGTTCCGGGAGCTCGGCGCCCTGCTGATGCGCGGCGTCCCGTTCAACAGAGTTCTCCGTTTCTGGGGCGGATGGGAGGAGGGCAACGTCTTCCCCGGCGTGGAGCGCACCTTGCCGATCGCCGTCATCGTGGGCTCCCAGATCCCTCACGCTGCGGGGATCGGGTACGCCATGAAACTTCTGGGCGAACCGGATACGGCGGTGCTGACGTTCTTCGGCGACGGAGCGACTTCCGAAGGCGACTTTCTCGAGGGAATGAACATGGCCGCCGTGTGGAAGGCCCCTGTGGTCTTCCTCTGCCAGAACAACCAGTGGGCCATCTCCACACCGCTGGAACGGCAAACGGCTTCCGAGACGATCGCGCAGAAAGGGATCGCTTTCGGGATGCCGGTGGTGCAGGTCGACGGCAACGATCCGCTCGCCGTCTACCGCGCCGCCAAGGAAGCCCTGGACCGCGCGCGCTCCGGGGGCGGCCCGACGTTCATCGAAGCGGTCACCTACCGGCTGATGATGCACACCACGGCCGACGACCCGAGCAAGTATCGCTCGGAGGAGGAGGTGGAGCGGTGGAAGAAGCTCGATCCGCTTCCCCGATTCCGGCGATACCTCCAGCGGAAGAGGATCTGGAACAAGTCCAAGGAGGAGGCGCTGCTCGCCGAGATCCGGCGGATGATCGACGAGGAGGTGGCCGAATACGAGCGGCCGCTGGACGTGAAGCCGGACATCATCTTCGACCTGGTCCACGCGACGCCGCATCCCCTGATCGAGGAGCAGCGCGCCGAGTTCCTCGAGAACCTGGCGGCCGGGGAGAGCGCCGATGCCTAGGATGACGATGGTGCAGGCGATCAACCTCGCCCTCCACCAGGAAATGGAACGCGATCCCCGCGTCGTGGTGATGGGCGAGGACGTGGGCGTGAACGAGGGCGTGTTCCGGGTGACCGCCGGGCTGTACAAGAAGTTCGGCGCCGAGCGCGTCATCGACACGCCGCTTTCCGAGTCCGGAATCCTCGGGACCGCGATCGGCATGTCGCTCGCCGGCCTTCGGCCGGTGGCCGAGATGCAGTTCTCCGGCTTTTCCTACCTCGCGATGGGACAGCTCGAGGGACACGCCTCCCGCTTCCGCACCCGAACGATGGGACGCTATTCGTGCCCCCTCGTCATGAGGATGCCGTACGGAGGTGGCGTGCGAGCCCTGGAGCACCACTCGGAGAGCCGCGAGGCGCTGTTCGCGCACCTACCGGGGATCAAGGTGGTCATCCCCTCTTCGCCCCGGAACGCCCGGGCCCTCCTCGTCGCCGCGATCCGCGACCCCGATCCGGTCGTCTTCATGGAGCCCAAGCGATCCTACCGGGCATTCCGGGAAGAGGTTCCGGAAGACGAGGAGGTGATGGAAATCGGGCGAGCGCAGGTGGTGCGGGAAGGGAAAGACCTGACGCTCATCGCCTGGGGTGCGATGATGCGGTTCGCTCTCGAGGCCGCTGATCAAGTGGCGTCGTCGCGCGGGGTCGAGATCGAGGTGATCGATCTTCTCACCATCTCGCCGCTCGACGCGGCGACCATCGCCGACTCGGTGCGCAAGACGGGCCGTTGCGTGATCGTCCAGGAAGCCCCGCGCTTCGCCAGCATCTCCTCCGAGATCATCGCCCAGATCAACGACCGCGTGCTTCTCTATCTGGAAGCGCCGGTCAAGCGGATCACCGGGTACGACGTCGTGACGCCCTATTTCAGCCGGGAGGAACCGTACTTTCCGAGCGTGCCGCAGATCCGCCGCGGAATCGAGCAAACCCTCGACTTCTGACGGCGCACCGCTCCGGCGGCCATGGAGGACCAAGTGTACGAGTTCAAGCTTCCCGACCTCGGCGAAGGGATCCACGAAGGGGAGCTGTTGAAGTGGCATGTCGAGGTCGGCGCCACGATCCGCGAGGACGACCCGCTGGTCGACGTGGAGACCGACAAGGCCGCCGTCACCATCCCCTCGCCCAAAGGCGGCCGCATCGTGGAACTGGTGGGAAAGCCCGGCGACACCCTCACCGTCGGTCAGGTGATCGCGCGGATCGAGACGGACGAGACCGCCTCGACGCCTCCGCCACCCGCTCCCTCGGCCGCCCGGCCCGAACCGGCCCCGGCCGCACCGGCAGCACCGGCGGCGCACGCGCCCGCTCCGCCGGCCGTGGAAAGGCCGGCGGCGGTCCCCGCACGTCGCGGAGGCCCGGTTCCGGCGGCCCCGGCGACGCGCCGTCTGGCCCGCGAGCTGGGTGTGGACCTCTCCCTCGTGCCCGGTACCGGCCCGGGGGGAAGGGTGACGCGGGAGGACGTGGAGCGGTTCGCCGCCGGGCGCGGCACGGAGCCCTCCCGCCCGGCGGCAGCCCCGTCCGGCCCGGGAGCGCCGGCCGCGCCGGGAGCGATCCCTTACTTCGAACTCGAACCGATGCCCGATTTCGAACAATGGGGTCCGGTGGAGCGGGAACCGGTCATCTCCATCCGGCGCAAGGTCGCGCGGAAAGTGACCACCTCGATGATCGTGGCACCCCACGTGGCGCTGATGGACGACGCCGACGTCACCGAACTCGAAGCGTTCCGGCGGCGCGAGCGCGAGCGGGCGGGGGGAAAGAAGCTCTCCCTGCTCCCCTTCGTGGTCAAGGCCGCCGCGGCGTGCCTGCAAAAGCACCGGATGTTCAACGCCAGTCTCGATCCGCAGCGGGAGGAGATCGTCTACAAGAAGTTCTACAACATCGGCTTCGCGGCCGACACGCCGCGGGGGCTCATCGTCCCGGTCGTCAAGAACGCCGACCGGAAGACGATCGCGGAGATCTCCGAGGAGATCGTCTCGCTGGCCACGGCGGCGCGCGACGGATCGATAGCGGTGGAGGACCTGCAGGGCTCGACCTTCACCATCACCAACATCGGTCCGATCGGGGGAACACGGCTCGTCCCCACGATCAACTATCCCGAGGCGGCGATCCTCGGCATGGGCCAGGCCCGACCGCAACCGGTGGTCCGGGGCGACCGGATCGTCGTCCGCACGATCCTGCCCCTGACGCTCGCCTTCGACCATCGAATCGCCGACGGTGCTGACGCGGCCCGGTTCATGTCGGACCTCGTGCGGTACCTGTCCGACCCTCTTTCCTGGCTGATGGAGAGCCGGGGATGAGGCACCGCGGGGTCCGCAAGGAGACGCGTCCATGGTGATGGGGAGCTTGAAGCAGGAAACGGAACTCGTCGTGGTGGGCGGAGGACCCGGTGGTTACGTGGCCGCTCTCAGAGCCGCCGATCTCGGCAAGGAGGTTCTGCTCGTCGAAGAGCGGGAGGCGATCGGAGGCGTCTGCCTGCTCGAGGGCTGCATCCCGTCGAAGGCGCTCATTCACGTGGTGGAAGCCGCCCGCACCGCCGAGGACGCCGGCGCGCTCGGGCTCCGCACCGAAGGGGCATCGTTCGACCTCGACCGTCTCCGCGCCCACGTGAGGAAGGTCGTCGAGACCCTGTCCCGCGGGACGGCTTCGCTCCTCCGGGGCCGCGGCGTGGAGGTCGTGCGCGGCCGCGCCCGGTTCGACGGGCCGCGCTCGCTCTCTCTCGAGCACTCGGACGTCGCCGGAATCGAGTTCAAGGAGGCGATCGTCGCCACCGGATCGCGGCCGGTGGTCCCCCCGTTCGGGCGCGACCTCGGCCTGTGGACGTCGAGGGAGGCGCTGGCGGTCGAGGAGGTGCCCGAGCGGCTCCTCGTGGTGGGCGCCGGTTAC
This genomic stretch from Acidobacteriota bacterium harbors:
- a CDS encoding YqgE/AlgH family protein — encoded protein: MAPQEKGPATQLLAPGFLVAMPQLADPNFKRTVVLMLRSEESGSFGVVINRPSPIEMGPFCREQDIPYAGPEDQPVMIGGPVEQDSHLLVIHGGPPLHGPKSGREIRVTDDIHVITDREGLASLGRDPSIPVRCYLGYAGWGPGQIERELAEGAWVVLPADSRLLFDEPTEGVWERALREAGIDPIALVPGGAPS
- a CDS encoding alpha-ketoacid dehydrogenase subunit beta codes for the protein MPRMTMVQAINLALHQEMERDPRVVVMGEDVGVNEGVFRVTAGLYKKFGAERVIDTPLSESGILGTAIGMSLAGLRPVAEMQFSGFSYLAMGQLEGHASRFRTRTMGRYSCPLVMRMPYGGGVRALEHHSESREALFAHLPGIKVVIPSSPRNARALLVAAIRDPDPVVFMEPKRSYRAFREEVPEDEEVMEIGRAQVVREGKDLTLIAWGAMMRFALEAADQVASSRGVEIEVIDLLTISPLDAATIADSVRKTGRCVIVQEAPRFASISSEIIAQINDRVLLYLEAPVKRITGYDVVTPYFSREEPYFPSVPQIRRGIEQTLDF
- a CDS encoding 2-oxo acid dehydrogenase subunit E2 — encoded protein: MEDQVYEFKLPDLGEGIHEGELLKWHVEVGATIREDDPLVDVETDKAAVTIPSPKGGRIVELVGKPGDTLTVGQVIARIETDETASTPPPPAPSAARPEPAPAAPAAPAAHAPAPPAVERPAAVPARRGGPVPAAPATRRLARELGVDLSLVPGTGPGGRVTREDVERFAAGRGTEPSRPAAAPSGPGAPAAPGAIPYFELEPMPDFEQWGPVEREPVISIRRKVARKVTTSMIVAPHVALMDDADVTELEAFRRRERERAGGKKLSLLPFVVKAAAACLQKHRMFNASLDPQREEIVYKKFYNIGFAADTPRGLIVPVVKNADRKTIAEISEEIVSLATAARDGSIAVEDLQGSTFTITNIGPIGGTRLVPTINYPEAAILGMGQARPQPVVRGDRIVVRTILPLTLAFDHRIADGADAARFMSDLVRYLSDPLSWLMESRG
- the pdhA gene encoding pyruvate dehydrogenase (acetyl-transferring) E1 component subunit alpha encodes the protein MPIVPKAQFTVPFLQILDEEGHVDKKLEPDLTADQLVRLYRGMVTAREADQRMLKLQRQGRLGTFSPCTGQEAAACAPMLALRPTDWLVPAFRELGALLMRGVPFNRVLRFWGGWEEGNVFPGVERTLPIAVIVGSQIPHAAGIGYAMKLLGEPDTAVLTFFGDGATSEGDFLEGMNMAAVWKAPVVFLCQNNQWAISTPLERQTASETIAQKGIAFGMPVVQVDGNDPLAVYRAAKEALDRARSGGGPTFIEAVTYRLMMHTTADDPSKYRSEEEVERWKKLDPLPRFRRYLQRKRIWNKSKEEALLAEIRRMIDEEVAEYERPLDVKPDIIFDLVHATPHPLIEEQRAEFLENLAAGESADA